The Natribaculum luteum genome contains the following window.
ACCTTCGACTCGAGGTTCGAGGGGATGTTGACGCTTTTTATCGCCTCCTCGTCGCCGAGGTTGAGGACGATCGTGGTGTTGATCTGCTTGAAGACGGCGTCGTCGATGTCCTGGGGGTCCTGGGTGATGAGAAAGAGGCCGAGGCGTTCCTTGCGGCCCTGTTTCGCGGCCTCGGTGAACTTCCGGATAACCTTCCCCGCTTGCACGCTGTCGGCGTCGGTGAGGAAGTTGTGGGCCTCGTCCATCCCCAGCACGAGCGGCGTCTCTTTGATTCGATCGTAGGTCGGGTCGTTCGAGAGCTTCTGGTCGATCAGCAGACTCGAGAGCGCGAGCACGACGGCCTCGGTCGCTCTCGTATCGGTGATGTGGTACGTGGGGACGACGGTCAGCCCGCCGGGGCGGACGAACTCGTGGACGAGGTCGGTGATCGGACGTGCGTCCTGGTCGAAGACGTGATCGAAGCCGACCACCCGTCGCCGGACGGCGTCGAACGTCGCCTCGTGGACCTGACCCGACTCGTCGAGTTCCTCCCGGAGCGCCGGGTCGTCGAGAAAGGTCGTGAACTCCTCGTAGGTGCCGCCGTCGCCGTACTGCCGTTTGAACTGCGGCAGGAGGACGCGAACCAGCGCACCGTACTGGTTGTCGTTGAGCCCGCTTCCCGCCACGAGCCACGGGTTGTCGTAGACCATCGAGAACGGGATCGTGAACTCGACCTGCTCGGCGCGGTGGTGGCCGGCCGAGTACGACGCGGTACCGACTTTCGGGACGAACGCCTTCGTGTCGTCGTGGCCGCCGTAGGCGACGCCCTCGCGCTCGAGGCGGCGCGCGAACTCGTCGGTCAGTTCGGGGTTGTCGTCGTGCATCTGGGCGTACTCGTCCTGGGGGTCGAACTGGACGACGGCGGCCTGCACGTCCCGGCCGTCTTCCATCGGGTACGTTCGATCCTCGCTCAGGTACTGTCGGAGGATATTCTTCGCGCCGTGGGTCTTGCCGGACCCGGTGCCTCCGGCGATCAGGGTGTGGCGAAACACCAGCGGGTCGCCCGCGTCGTAGTCGTCTTTCAGCCGGTAGTCGATCGTCGGCGGCGAGGCCGCCGTCTGCACCTTCTCGCCGCCGACCGAGAGGTGGCCGAGGAAGACGCCGTCCTCGGGGATCTTCAGTCCCGTCTTGATCTCCTCGGTGTCGGTCGCCTCGCGGACGACGGTCTGGGGTTTGGGTACCCGATCGGTCATCCGTCGTTTCAACTCGCCGTCGTCCCGGTAGAGGATCGCCACGGGCTCTAGGTCCGCCACGAACTTGTAGTCGGCCTCGTCGATCCCGTCCTGGCGCATCGCCCGGCGGGCGTGGATCTCCGTCGCGTCGTCGGCGTGGTACTGCTGGGCGTACTCGAGGGCGGAAATTCGACAGAAGAGCGTCTCTCCGCCCCGTCCGTCGGCGGCTTCCGGATACGGTGCGAGCAGGTACGTGCCGATGCGAACCGACGACCGGTTGCCCTCCGTAACGTAGGTGCGAAGCGTCGTGTCGTCCGATTCCTCGCTGATCTGGAGGCCCTGTGAGACGGAGATCGCCCCGATGCCGGTGTCCTCGCCGCGCGGTTCGACCGCGGTCGCCTCGAACTCGTCGGTGGTCCTCGCGCTCGCGTCGTCCGCGCCGCCGGATTCGCTGGCGGTCGCCGGCCCGTCCGCGGTGTCGTCCGCGTTGAACTCACCGAAGTCGCCCAGATCGGTCATATACTTTCCATCCGGCCCGTCCGTAAAACGCGTTTCCCATCGCGTGACAGTCGCCGTCGCGTGACCGTCACCTCGACAGCTGTCTCGCGAGTGCCACGATCGCGAACGCCGCGAGGAGACTCACGGCCACGAGGACGCCCGAAACCGAATCGGCCTCCCCGCCGTCGCTCCCGTCGGTGCCGTCGTCGACTGGCGGGTCGCTGCCCTCGAGATCCTCGAGGTTGCCGTGGTCGAACGACTCGTGGGGGTCGCCGCCACCGTCGATCGAGACGGTGACGGCGCGGTCGTAGATCGGCAGGGGATAGCCGTCGGCGAGGGTAACTGCCGTCTCCCCGAAGTCTATCGTCGCCGCCGACGGCGGGGCGTCGTCGACCACGCGGACGGTGAGCGTCGCGAATACCGCGTCGCCGGTCGCGCCACCCGCCGGCGGCACCCGCGACTGGGTCACTTCGGTCACACCGCGGTCGTTCGCGATCGTCGCGTCGCTTTCGACGTCCGTCTCCGAACCGCCCGCGAGCCAGGTGCCGTGTTCGACGTCGACCACCTCGAGGTAGTCGGGGTGGTAGAGCGCGCGGAGCGCGACCGACTCGACGCCGACGCCGTCGTGGCCGCCGCGGCTCCGCAGGACGACCTCGACGTCGACCGTCTCGCCGGGATCGGCGTCGACTTCCTCCGGTGTCGGACTGACGACCGCGGCCCTGTCGCCGGCGCTGGCCGTCTCGATCGCGAGGCCCCCGAGGACCAGGCCGACGACGGCCGTCGCGAGAACGGCGACGACGGCACCCCGAACGGCGAGCACCGACAGTTCGCGCGGATCGAGGTCGGCCGGTCGGTGGGCGCTCATTGTGTCACCTCCAGCGTGACGGTCGACGTCTCGAGAAACGCCCGCTCGTATCCCCGATGGCGGGCGACCTGCGGCGGCGCGAGCACGTCGACCGTCACCTCGTCGACGGCCGCGCCGTCCGGAAGCGGGCCACCGTAGTGGTAGCCCAGTTCGTCGTCGAGGGTCTCGACGAGTTCGATCCGTTCGGTTCGGCCGTCGACGGTCGCCTCGAGAGCCATCCCGGGCAAGACACACCGGTTGTACGGCGTCCGGGGCGAAACGGCGAGATACCGCTCCCCGCCGTCGACGAATCGCGATCCGGACTCGAGGAGGGTGGTCGCGAAGACGACGCCGTCGCGGGTCGGCGCTCCCAGTAGCGTTCCGGGTAGGTCGTCGGCGGGGGCCAGCGCGGAGTAGGGAACGCCGTGACCCATCGGCTCGAGTGCGCCGGGCTCACCCCAGCGGTCCTCGTCGAAGTAGTCGACCTCGGCTGCCATAGCGCGGAGGTCGTCGTCGAACGTGAACTCGAACGCGAACTCGGCGGGAGCGTCGAACCGACCCGCGAACGCACCGGTAGTTCGGACGCCGGGCGAGCCGATTCGTCCCTCGACGCGGTAGGTTCCGTCGCCGGAGAGTGGGACGTTGTCACCGACGTGCAGCCCCATCTGCTGGGAGAGCATCACCCAGAGGTTGCGTCTGTCGACGAGGTCGCCGTCGGTGCTGACTTCGAGACTCGTCCCGGCGTCGGCCGGGATAACTGTCTCCGTCTCGCGGTCCCAGACGGTCACCATCAGGTGGACGTCGTCCTCGGCGGTCGGATCGGTCCGCTCGACGTCCCCGGCGACGGTCCAGAACGGATGCGGATAGGTGAGCATCGGCGTCACGCCGTACTCTCCGGCGAAGACCGGATCGAGTGTCCGCATCTCCTCTCTGTGCGTCGGCAGGTAGACCGCGTCGGGTGGATCCTCGATCTCGGGAAACGGAAGCGGGTCCTCGGGGTCGCCGCTGTCGGACGACGGCTCCGACTCCTCTCCGTCCCCGCCGTTCAGACACCCGGCGAGCGAGAGGTGTCCCGCGGCTACCACCGTCCGGAGAAACGGTCGGCGACGACGGGTCGGCTGACTCGGCCGGGCCATTCGTGACGACGTTGCGCCATGCAGCTATATAAATGCACGCGCGGGCGAACGCGAGAAAAGACGGGACGTGAGACGGGAGGTTCGCCTGACGGACGAGAGAGTCGACGGCGGGTTATCGGCCGAGTAGTGCGGGATGCCCCCGATAGACGACCAGTTCGTCCTCGCGATCGTACTCGAGGACGCCGGCGTCGTCCATCGCCGGCAGGTGAGCGTGTCGCAGCGTCGTGTATACGCGGTCTCGCTCCGACGTCGGTACCGCGTCACGTGGCACGTCCCGTTCGGCGGCGGCGATGCGCGCCGCGAGGTCGTCGGTCGACACGACGTCGCCGCGCTCGGTGAGGACCGAGAGAACGGTTCGACGGCGCGAATGTGTGAGTAGTTCGAACAACGTTTCGGAGCGCTGGATCGATCCCGGACCGAGAAGCGCCGCGAGTCGTCCCCGGTCGAACGCGTCGTCCGCGAGCGCCACGGTCTCCGCCTCGCGGTCCCACGTGACGACGCCACAGTCTGCGAGTTTCGGCACGTGCTGGTGGTAGAGACTGATCTCGACCGTCCGGCGTTTCTCCGGCGCGATCTCGGAGAGCGGTTCGGCGGCCTCGCGAGCGACGATGTGTCTGACGACCGTCTCCATCGGCAGTTCGCCGCCACACTCGAGCAGAAGCGAGCAAAGCGTCGATCGCCGAGTGTTCGAGAGCACCTCGTAGATCCCGTCGTCGACGTCGAAGATGGACTCTCTGTTTGTGCCTCCGTCGTCGAGGCGAACGTCTGAACTCATACTCGAGTAACTCTCTGGGATCGGAAAAAGCCCGTCTCCTAAGTAATTTGGTCCCCCGATCCGAACGATTTCTGCGTTCGCCTCGAGCGGCCTCGCGGTGCGTTCGGGCCCTAGCTCTCGTCGTGTCCTTTCTCGACGGACACCTCGACGTCCTCGGGTTCGATGCCGATCCGGGCGAACTGGGTCCGGACGTGGTCTTCGGCAGCATCGATCGCCTGCTCTCTGGTGTCGAATCCGCGGGGCATCGGCGACTCGAACGCGATGTTTATCTCCCGATCGGCCACCTCGAGCGTCGAGCCGCCGCTGTCGACCTCGTAGAACTCGTCGCACACCCAGACGTAGGCGGCGTCTTCGTTGGGTGCGCCTTTGAATCGGGGCGCCTCTTCGCCGCGCTCGTAGATCGTCCCGGTGAGCTCGGTCCCTCCTGCGCGGCCGCGAACGAGGAGCATGCTCGTGCTTCGTCGCCGACGAATAAAAGGCGTGTGAGACGCCGTCGTCTGGCGGACGTGTGACACGGCAACGAAGGTCGCGTACTCGAGTCGGTTCCGTCCCTCAGGCAAACTCGTCGCCCCACCGGTGGTCGTCGTAGGTGCGGTCTTCGGTCGTCTCGAACGCCTCCTCGAGTGTCTCCCTGAGCGAGCGCTTCTCGGCGGTGCCGATCCGGGCGAGTTCGTCGGCTTTCTCGACGATCGTCGGCGGGCCGTGGGCGACGGCGACGTCCTGCAAGAGCTGTCGGGTGAGCCCCTCGCGCACGTCGGGATCGCGCGTGAACGCGTACGGTGCCTCGATCCGGTAACAGAGGTCGTCACGGGGATCGTAGACGACGAAGAAGGTGACCTCGTAGCTCTCGGGCGACAGTTCGCGCTCGACGCCGAGTGCGTCGCCGTCGCTCGAGAGTGGCCGGTCGACTCCGCCGCGCGAGCGGAACCAGCCTGTGTACGTCAGCGCCGAGGTGTCCCGCTCCCAGCGGTCGCCGTCGACGTCGTCGACGTACTCGCCGACCTCGAGGACGCGCGTGAAGAAGGCGGCGT
Protein-coding sequences here:
- a CDS encoding ATP-binding protein — encoded protein: MTDLGDFGEFNADDTADGPATASESGGADDASARTTDEFEATAVEPRGEDTGIGAISVSQGLQISEESDDTTLRTYVTEGNRSSVRIGTYLLAPYPEAADGRGGETLFCRISALEYAQQYHADDATEIHARRAMRQDGIDEADYKFVADLEPVAILYRDDGELKRRMTDRVPKPQTVVREATDTEEIKTGLKIPEDGVFLGHLSVGGEKVQTAASPPTIDYRLKDDYDAGDPLVFRHTLIAGGTGSGKTHGAKNILRQYLSEDRTYPMEDGRDVQAAVVQFDPQDEYAQMHDDNPELTDEFARRLEREGVAYGGHDDTKAFVPKVGTASYSAGHHRAEQVEFTIPFSMVYDNPWLVAGSGLNDNQYGALVRVLLPQFKRQYGDGGTYEEFTTFLDDPALREELDESGQVHEATFDAVRRRVVGFDHVFDQDARPITDLVHEFVRPGGLTVVPTYHITDTRATEAVVLALSSLLIDQKLSNDPTYDRIKETPLVLGMDEAHNFLTDADSVQAGKVIRKFTEAAKQGRKERLGLFLITQDPQDIDDAVFKQINTTIVLNLGDEEAIKSVNIPSNLESKVPYMEKGQMVVYSPDNSEPVELIGLSTCLTRHGRD
- a CDS encoding cohesin domain-containing protein — protein: MSAHRPADLDPRELSVLAVRGAVVAVLATAVVGLVLGGLAIETASAGDRAAVVSPTPEEVDADPGETVDVEVVLRSRGGHDGVGVESVALRALYHPDYLEVVDVEHGTWLAGGSETDVESDATIANDRGVTEVTQSRVPPAGGATGDAVFATLTVRVVDDAPPSAATIDFGETAVTLADGYPLPIYDRAVTVSIDGGGDPHESFDHGNLEDLEGSDPPVDDGTDGSDGGEADSVSGVLVAVSLLAAFAIVALARQLSR
- a CDS encoding iron transporter, producing MARPSQPTRRRRPFLRTVVAAGHLSLAGCLNGGDGEESEPSSDSGDPEDPLPFPEIEDPPDAVYLPTHREEMRTLDPVFAGEYGVTPMLTYPHPFWTVAGDVERTDPTAEDDVHLMVTVWDRETETVIPADAGTSLEVSTDGDLVDRRNLWVMLSQQMGLHVGDNVPLSGDGTYRVEGRIGSPGVRTTGAFAGRFDAPAEFAFEFTFDDDLRAMAAEVDYFDEDRWGEPGALEPMGHGVPYSALAPADDLPGTLLGAPTRDGVVFATTLLESGSRFVDGGERYLAVSPRTPYNRCVLPGMALEATVDGRTERIELVETLDDELGYHYGGPLPDGAAVDEVTVDVLAPPQVARHRGYERAFLETSTVTLEVTQ
- a CDS encoding DUF7344 domain-containing protein; this translates as MSSDVRLDDGGTNRESIFDVDDGIYEVLSNTRRSTLCSLLLECGGELPMETVVRHIVAREAAEPLSEIAPEKRRTVEISLYHQHVPKLADCGVVTWDREAETVALADDAFDRGRLAALLGPGSIQRSETLFELLTHSRRRTVLSVLTERGDVVSTDDLAARIAAAERDVPRDAVPTSERDRVYTTLRHAHLPAMDDAGVLEYDREDELVVYRGHPALLGR
- a CDS encoding DUF7113 family protein, with translation MLLVRGRAGGTELTGTIYERGEEAPRFKGAPNEDAAYVWVCDEFYEVDSGGSTLEVADREINIAFESPMPRGFDTREQAIDAAEDHVRTQFARIGIEPEDVEVSVEKGHDES